The region GCGGTGGCGAGACGTCTTGCCATTGCACTGTGGCGCTATCTGAAAGACGGAGTCATTCCCGAAGGCGCGGATCTTAAGAACGTTTAGGCATACTTATGTCTACCTGATAGGATGTAGAGGTTTTTCTTGGCATTTTATTTGCGTAGCAAACACGGTTGGAGTGAACATGCCCGTGATCACGCTGGGTTGCTGAAGCAACCGAATATTTTCAGATGGGGCATGTTCCCGGAAGAGATTCCGGCGTAACGCGCATGCAGGATAAGGCTGGCGACACGCCAGCGGATAGAAGGTGGTGACTGCGACACGAAGTTGCTTGCAGGAGCTGTTCCCGCTTCAACATGAGGGAACCGCCCGTGTCACCGGGCGAGTCTAGGAGTCTGAATAAAGAGCGACTCTGACAATGTAACGAAGCATCGCAAGATGCGGGGTATCAATCGCGAGAGGCGTACCCTTCTGGCAGCCACACGCCGGATGAGTGCTAGACAGTCGGCATGGCGAACACATGTGAATCTGCGATAAAGGTCGTTATTCTAAACAAGCGGAAGTGGCTACTGCGCTTGAGCCAAAATGGCAATGGAGGTGGGAAGAGCGTCTTCACTTATACGCTCTCGTGACCCATACGCCTCCCGGTCGACAGCAGGCGCCTAACCCGACATGCTTTCGCAAGCGGAACGTGGAAATCCCGTATCGCTCCCCTCGGGGACAGCAAGCCGCAAGGCTTGCCCATGGCGATGCGGGCGAAGGATTGAGGACAAAGCGAACGCCATCCTGTAATCGGATGGATAGGGGTTGCAACATCATCCCACGCGAAAGCGGGCAAACTTCCTCGTGGTCTCTCATCACAAGAGAGTAGGTAGAACCATCTTAACGGAAGGGAAGCAAATGGACGCAGCAACACCAGCGTGTGCGCCTTCCGGCGTGGCATGGGACGGCATCAGTTGGGCCGATGTCCAGCGTCAGGTAAGACGGCTGCAAGCGCGTATTGTGAAGTGGACACAGGCCGGCAGGCACAACAAGGTGAAAGCCTTGCAATGGCTGCTGACCCACTCGTTCAGCGGCAAGGCATTAGCCGTCAAGCGGGTGACTGAAAACAAAGGCAAGAACACCCCTGGTGTCGACAAGGTCATCTGGAAAACACCGGGGGCAAAGACCAACGCGATTGCGTCGTTGAAGAGACGGGGTTACTCGGCTCTTCCGCTTCGGAGGGTAATGATACCGAAGAAGAACGGGAAAATGAGGCCGCTCGGCATACCCGTGATGCGCTGCAGGGCGATGCAAGCATTGCATCTGCTTGCTCTGGAGCCGGTTGCGGAAACCACTGCCGACCCGAACTCGTATGGGTTCAGGCCGGAGCGCTCAACAGCCGACGCGGGGGAACAATGCTTCATCGCCCTCGCGAGAAAGACAAGCGCGCAGTGGGTGCTGGAAGCCGACATCAAGGCCTGTTACGACGAAATCAGCCATCCATGGATGGTCGCTAACATCCCCACGGACAAGGTGATCCTGCAGAAGTGGCTCAAGGCGGGATATGTGTATCAGGACGAACTCTTCCCGACCGATGCCGGGGTCCCTCAAGGGGGAATTATTTCACCGGTAGTGGCCAACATGACGTTGGATGGTCTCGAAGCGATGCTGGCAGAGAAGTTTCCGAAGGCAAAGCGGACAGGCCTGAAAATGCACATGGTGCGGTACGCGGACGACTTCATCATCACTGGCCACTCGAAAGAGTGGCTGGAGCACGAGGTCAAACCCGCGGTGGTCGCATTTCTGGCGGAACGTGGGCTCGTCCTGTCGCCGGAAAAGACCAAGGTAACGCACATCGACGAAGGGTTTGACTTCCTCGGATGGAATATCCGCAAGTACAACGGCAAGCTGTTGATGAAACCGTCGAAAGCGAACGTCAAAGCGCATCTTGACAAGATCCGGGAAGTCATCAAAGGCAACAAGACGGCCAAACAAGCAAACTTGATACGCCTGCTCAACCCGATTTTGCGGGGCTGGGCGAACTATCACCGCCATGTGGTCGCCAAGGAAACCTTTGCTCGGGTTGATACATATGTCTGGTCAATGCTGTGGCAATGGGCGGTTCGACGGCATCCAGAGAAAGGCGCCCGCTGGGTCAAAGATAAATACTTCAAAACCCAAGGCACCCGCAACTGGGTATTTGCCACAACCGAAAAACAAGAGGATGGGGGGAAGAAGGAGCTTGTCCTGCTGAAAGCGGCGGACACGCCGATACAGCGGCATGTCAAGATCAAGGCCGGGGCTAACCCGCACGACCCACAGTGGGAACCATACTTCGAGACCCGATGGGGCAAGAGGATGATGAACCTGCCAAGGGGCCGCGCGAAGCTCTACCGGGTCTGGCTGAGGCAGGATGGCCTGTGTCCGACCTGTCAGGAACCGATCGCAATAGGAACCCCTTGGGTCACCCGCTTCATTGTGAAAAGAACCGACGGTGGGTCGATTGCAGCGGGCAACATTCAACTGCACCATCCCGGTTGTCATGGAATTCAAAAGTACGCCGGAAATAAGTTGTGAAAGCGGGTGTCGAAAGATGCCTTGGCAGAGGCTTGAGCTGTATGCAGGGAAACTTGCACGTACAGTTCTTAGGGGGCTAGGTGCGGGCAACCGCGCCTGGCTACCCGGCGGGCCAGGCATGAACGCGGCGTGTGCTTCGAAACACAAGCAGCCACATCGTGCGCTTTAAAGCGCACGCCGCGCGTAGCAAAAATCCGGGGTGTAACGCCGTCGCGGCATCGGGCGCGTTGCAATAACAACTACAAGGAATGTTAAGACGCCGCCAGTACATGGAACTGCACGCATAGCGCGCAGTCGAATGCGCTCAATAGCCGCTACTAATATCACTCGTCACAAGCGGTGTGGCGTCGTCGGGAGAGGAAAACAACATGAACAAAGCTATCGAACTCGCACTCTTTTTGCATCTGCTCGCGGTCGCGGTGTGGGTGGGTGGAATGGTGTTTGCGCATTTCTGTCTGCGCCCGGCCATTGCCGATCTTTCGCCGCAACTTCGTCTGCCTTTGTGGGAGTCGGTGTTCGGCCGCTTCTTCAACTGGGTCGCGGCAGCCGTGCTGGTGATTCTACTCACTGGCGGTTTCCTGCTGATGCAATTCGGCGGCGGTCACGCCACGTGGCCGTTGCATGCCATGGCCGGCATCGGCATCGTGATGATGCTGATCTTCGGACACATTCGCTTCGCCGTGTTCCCGCGCATTCGCCGCGCGGTGCAGGCGCAGAAGTGGCCGGACGGCGCGCAAGCGGTCGGCACGATCCGGCGTCTGGTGCTGGTGAATATTGTGCTGGGTGTGGTGACGATCGGTGTGGCGGTGCTGTCGCGCGGGTTCTGAAGCCCGACTACTTACCGCGACATTCTGCTCGCGTCGTGGAGTACGGCTTCACAGCGCGAGCGTGAGTGACGGCTCTGAAGCGCGCGAATGAATACCGGTTATCAAGCGCGGGCCACCACCGACTACGGCATGGCGCCGCAGGCAAGCCACAGCCCACACACGATCGCCACAGTCCCGTACACCACATACACCGGCACCTTGAGTTTCGCGAAGCACATGGCGGAGAACAGCGCCGTCACCAGATACTCAGGTTTGAACGGCACATGCCCCGCGATGCGCAGTACCGCCACCGCCAGAAACGCGGTGGTGACCGCGCGCAGGATCCGCATGCCGTGCTCGAAACGCGGATTGGCCTTCAACTGATGCAGATGCCGCTGCGCCAGCACCACGAGGCAGCCCGACGGCACAAAAAGCGCGAGCGTAGCAATCAGCGCGCCCACCCAGCCATCCACCAGATAGCCGAAGAACGGCACCACGTTCAACAGCGGTCCAGGCGATAACGGCGATAGCGAAAACGCCAAGGTGAAGTCGTTATCCGATACACCGATGGCTGGCGTGACGAATAGCGTCTTGAGCACCGGCAACGCCGAGAAACCGCCGCCGAACAACGTCATGCCCGCACCCGCCAGTCGTGGCCATAGCAGCGCCAGCTCATAGCGATGCGGCAACGGCAGTGCGAATATCGCCAGCAGCACGCACAGTGCGGCCAGCATGTGCCAGTCGCCGCGACCGATCGACACGGCGATGCGTGCATTGCGATCCGTGCTGACCAGCCAGCCGGTGCCGAAAGCCGTGCTGAGCATCACCACGTACGCCGCGGGACTGTGCGCATAGAAGAGCGCTACACACCCGAGCACCGCCGCGATCCATTCGAGCTTGCCGCGCACCAGCGCGCGCGTCTGTTTGTACCAGGTGATCGCGATCAGCGTGGCCAGCACCACGCTGAAATGATTGAGCAAAGTTTGAGAGGCAGCGGCCCGCACGAGCGGCGTGCGATAGAAGATCGCGAACAGCGTCATCAGCATGAAAAAGGGCAGCACGCTTGCGACGCCGGCCACCCAGGCGCCGGCGCGTCCGCGCAGCGCATGTCCCAGTTGCACGGCGACGTTGCAGCCCACCGGTCCGGGCACCATCCAGGCAAGCGCGATCAGATCGGAAAAGGCCACGCGCGAGAGCCGCCCTTCGCGTTCCACGTAGTGGTTTTCAAGTTGCGCCATCAGCGCGAGGCCGCCCCACGACAGCGCCGACAGGCCGAACACGACCCGGAACAGCGTCCATAGCGGTTCTCGTCTTCCTCGCCTTGCGGCATCCTGGCTCGTGATCGTCTGCATGGCGCCGCGGGCGCCGGTACGCGGGCGGCCCGCCCCTTGGGATCATCGTTGTGTGTGTTGGTGCGCCGGCAGCCGGCATCGCACTGTAACGCGGTACAGCGTGAATGTAGCGGGTTTTGCGATGCTGCGGTTGGATAAGCGCGGGGCGCCGCTTATCCGTCTAAAGGCTGGGCGCTGCGCCCGTGTGCTAGGCGCGCCACAGCCGGGCCGCGCTCAGCTATTGGTGCTCGCGCTGGTGCTGGACACGCTGTTGGTGCTGTCGGTTTCATGCGCGGCGCGGTGACCCTTCATGCCGCATACGCCGAAGCGTTCGAGCAGTGCCGGAATCGCGTCGACCGGCACCGGACGCGAGAACAGGAAGCCCTGCGCCTCGATATGGCCGAGCCCGGCGAGCCACGCGATCTGCTCTTCGGTCTCGGTGCCTTCGACTACTACCGTGAGCCCGAGCGAACGCGCCAGGTTGACGATCGCAGTGACCATCACGCACACGCTGCGGTCACCGGGAATCGCCTGGACGAACGAACGGTCCACCTTCAGCGTGTCGACCGAGAAGCGGTTCAGATAGGAGAGCGACGAATAGCCTGTGCCGAAGTCGTCGAGCGCAATGCGCACGCCGAGGCGCTTCAACGCGAAGATCTTCTCCGAGACGAGTTCGGGGTATTCCATCATCGCCGTCTCGGTGATTTCAAGTTCGAGGCGGCGCGCGGAGATGCCGCTTTCCTCGATTGCGTGCGCGATGGTTTCGTATAGATCGCCGCGCCAGAACTGCACCGCGGAGATGTTCACTGCAAGCGACAGCGTGTCGTAGCCCTGTTGCTGCCACAACGCCAGTTGACGGCAGGCGGTTTCGATCACGAAGTCGCCGATCGGCACGATCAGGCCGGTCGATTCGGCGACTGGAATGAATTCGTTGGCCGGGATCAGACCGTGTTGCGGATGGTTCCAGCGCACCAGCGCTTCAAACCCGGTGATGCAGCGGCGCGTCAGATCGATCTTCGGCTGATAGGCGAGAAACAGCTGGCCTTC is a window of Paraburkholderia phytofirmans OLGA172 DNA encoding:
- a CDS encoding CopD family protein, with amino-acid sequence MNKAIELALFLHLLAVAVWVGGMVFAHFCLRPAIADLSPQLRLPLWESVFGRFFNWVAAAVLVILLTGGFLLMQFGGGHATWPLHAMAGIGIVMMLIFGHIRFAVFPRIRRAVQAQKWPDGAQAVGTIRRLVLVNIVLGVVTIGVAVLSRGF
- the ltrA gene encoding group II intron reverse transcriptase/maturase, translated to MDAATPACAPSGVAWDGISWADVQRQVRRLQARIVKWTQAGRHNKVKALQWLLTHSFSGKALAVKRVTENKGKNTPGVDKVIWKTPGAKTNAIASLKRRGYSALPLRRVMIPKKNGKMRPLGIPVMRCRAMQALHLLALEPVAETTADPNSYGFRPERSTADAGEQCFIALARKTSAQWVLEADIKACYDEISHPWMVANIPTDKVILQKWLKAGYVYQDELFPTDAGVPQGGIISPVVANMTLDGLEAMLAEKFPKAKRTGLKMHMVRYADDFIITGHSKEWLEHEVKPAVVAFLAERGLVLSPEKTKVTHIDEGFDFLGWNIRKYNGKLLMKPSKANVKAHLDKIREVIKGNKTAKQANLIRLLNPILRGWANYHRHVVAKETFARVDTYVWSMLWQWAVRRHPEKGARWVKDKYFKTQGTRNWVFATTEKQEDGGKKELVLLKAADTPIQRHVKIKAGANPHDPQWEPYFETRWGKRMMNLPRGRAKLYRVWLRQDGLCPTCQEPIAIGTPWVTRFIVKRTDGGSIAAGNIQLHHPGCHGIQKYAGNKL
- a CDS encoding chromate transporter is translated as MQTITSQDAARRGRREPLWTLFRVVFGLSALSWGGLALMAQLENHYVEREGRLSRVAFSDLIALAWMVPGPVGCNVAVQLGHALRGRAGAWVAGVASVLPFFMLMTLFAIFYRTPLVRAAASQTLLNHFSVVLATLIAITWYKQTRALVRGKLEWIAAVLGCVALFYAHSPAAYVVMLSTAFGTGWLVSTDRNARIAVSIGRGDWHMLAALCVLLAIFALPLPHRYELALLWPRLAGAGMTLFGGGFSALPVLKTLFVTPAIGVSDNDFTLAFSLSPLSPGPLLNVVPFFGYLVDGWVGALIATLALFVPSGCLVVLAQRHLHQLKANPRFEHGMRILRAVTTAFLAVAVLRIAGHVPFKPEYLVTALFSAMCFAKLKVPVYVVYGTVAIVCGLWLACGAMP